CCACTAGATCCTAAGTCTAGCGCGTCTGCCTGTTCCGCCACATCCGCATTTTTAATTAGTAGAGTGGCTGGGGCGGCTGGATTCGAACCAACGCATACAGGATCCAAAGTCCCGTGCCTTACCGCTTGGCTACGCCCCAACGCAAAGAAAGTGAATAAAGAAACCGCCGAGGCGATTTCTTAGTAGACAGAATGGGGTGAATGATGGGATTCGAACCCACGACCCCCAGAGCCACAATCTGGTGCTCTAACCAACTGAGCTACATTCACCACGACACTCTTCCGATGCCAGTATAACAAAAAGTGTTATTGGCGTCAAGTTTTAAAAGGAGCTGGCGTCCTGGGAGGGACTCGAACCCCCAGCCCACAGCTTAGAAGGCTGTTGCTCTATCCGGTTGAGCTACCAGGACACAGACATGGAGCGGGAAACGGGACTCGAACCCGCGACACCCAGCTTGGAAGGCTGGTGCTCTACCACTGAGCTACTCCCGCATGTTTAAGCAAAACTCTGGTCGGGGCGATAGGATTCGAACCTACGACCCCATGGTCCCAAACCATGTGCGCTACCAAACTGCGCCACGCCCCGCCTCGCGTTTTATATTATAGCTTATTTATGGTTGTTCGTCAAAGCAATTTTGCGCGTGCTATTCCGTTCGGGCCAACACGGAAACCGGCCCCTGCACATACGTCCTATATGTTATACGCAGCATTATGGCAGATTCTGTGGGGGTAGTTAGAACACTGTCTGGGCAACTTTATTCCCCCGGACATCCAATACATGAGTGGCGCAGGCGAGGCAGGGGTCAAAAGAGCGGATGATACGGCCGAGGATTGTGAAGAGCATGTCGCGGCGAGGAATCTTGGTGCCGATGAGGGCAGCTTCGGCCGGGCCAGACTGCCCGTTGGCATCTTTGGGGGAAAAGTTCCAGACAGTGGGTGTGATGATGTTATATTCTTTCACTGTTTCCCTGTCAATTACAGTTTGATGGAGAAGCGGGCCGCGCATGGCGTCGTTAACAGCTATGGCCGCACTTTTCTTCGGCTCTTTTTTCTGCTGCAGGGGCGCAGGCCCCGGCTCCAGTCGCCGCAACCACTCTCCTATCAGCTTGGTAATATAATAGGTTTCTAACGAGCGGGCATAAATCCGATCCATGGTGGCGGTACCACCACTGTAGTTGCCGGTGAGAAGCATCCGCACCAGCGGCCCGCCTTGAAAATGTTCACCATCATAGGTAACAGATTTTATCCAAGTATAAGCCCTGGGCTTATAGGGATCGGGTTCAAGGACAGTCTCGCTGTCGGTTACAGTCTCTTGGTACCAGGAATGACTGACATCTTCTTGAATGAGCTCCAGCCTAGGCGTTGTCACCACATTATCTACCACCACTCCGGCCGGCCAAAGGGTGCGCTCATTCTTTGCCCCGAACCGGAACAGACCGAAGG
The window above is part of the Bacillota bacterium genome. Proteins encoded here:
- a CDS encoding nickel-dependent hydrogenase large subunit; its protein translation is MGSERIVFSPVTRLSGLLSVQVVVDSQEVVEANASSTMFRGFEWIMQGRHITDAVYLTQRVCGICSLAHGAVASYLVDDILDNDLSDNAQYLRNTMLGADFLQNHIRHFYLFSLPDFVQMPDQPPFQGQNLTDARLSPKVNQKLVSHYFEAIKAAQESHQLQALFGGKAPHQHGFVHGGVSVAITADKVNQALALLDKIQQFVVHRMLPDTELIAQAYHDYFTIGCTHRRLLSFGLFRFGAKNERTLWPAGVVVDNVVTTPRLELIQEDVSHSWYQETVTDSETVLEPDPYKPRAYTWIKSVTYDGEHFQGGPLVRMLLTGNYSGGTATMDRIYARSLETYYITKLIGEWLRRLEPGPAPLQQKKEPKKSAAIAVNDAMRGPLLHQTVIDRETVKEYNIITPTVWNFSPKDANGQSGPAEAALIGTKIPRRDMLFTILGRIIRSFDPCLACATHVLDVRGNKVAQTVF